The genome window GTCATTGtttgttttacacttaagacatgactctaccactgtgctgtagaatttgtgtattttgtctcttgtataatatattctatacattagtttatacttgATTAAGCTTACATTTTTGTTAGCTGTAATTTTGTTATTTATGTTCCAACAGTTCTTTTTAGGTCTTGGTTCcagtattttatatattttttcaaagagTGTTATTTGAATtggctctctgcaaggttttgtaggctatatcttacctatcatatgagtatccttttctgactcaaataggatATCCTCAACATTGCTTTGATGTCCAAAATATTTCAGATTGAAATTTCATGATATAAAACTTTTGCatatcatttaaaaaatacaatgCTTTATTTCAAATGTAGACATTATAAAGATATCTGTTAAATGAAATGATCTAACAAGCTAAACTACCCCCTCCACCCACCCCCATTACTAAGCCAAAGCCAAAAAATCAAAGCATTGTAATATCATGCAACATACGATTAGGGTCTAAATCCTCTCGCTTGCAATCAGAAATGACAGCTCATGGCCAGATAGATATTATGGACTGACTGTGAACTCATTCTCTGCCCTCATCTCCCGTCTTTAGTTTGCCATGGCGACCGTGGTGATGGAGCAGATTGGTCGCCTGTTCATCAATGCTCAACAGTTGCGTCAGATTCCTCAGCTGCTCGAGTCGGCCTTCCCTACTCTGCCCTGCACCGTGAAGGCCCACGATGTGCCCTGGGTGTTCCGTGAGCCTCACATCATTGGAGGCTACAGGCAGCCGGAACACAGCTGGCGCTACTACTTCCTCACCCTCTTCCAGAGGCACAACGAGGCACTCAACGTTTGGACCCACCTGCTCGCCGCCTTCATCATCCTGGTCAAGTGCCAGGAGCTGTCCGAGACAGTGGATTTCCTCCGTGACCCCCACGCCCAGCCCCTGTTTATCGTCCTCCTCTCAGCCTTCACCTACCTGTCGTGCAGTGCCCTGGCCCACCTGCTCAACGCCAAGTCCGAGCTCTCCCACTACACCTTCTACTTCCTGGACTATGTGGGCGTGGCCATCTACCAGTATGGCAGCGCCCTGGCCCACTTTTACTATGCAATCGAGGAAGGCTGGCACGCCCGGGTGCGAGGGATCTTCCTGCCCACCGCAGCGTTCCTAGCCTGGTTCTCGTGCTTCGGCTGCTGCTATGGCAAGTATGCCAGCCCGAGGCTGCCCAAGTTTGCCCACAAGCTATTCCAGGTGGTGCCCTCGGGCCTGGCCTACTGCCTGGACATTAGCCCCGTGCTGCACCGCATCTACAGCTGCCACCAGCAGGAGGGGGGCTGCTCGAACCAGGCTGTGGCTTACCACCGCTACCAGGTACTCTTTTTCCTGGTGAGCGCCTACTTCTTTGCCTGCCCCCACCCAGAGCGCTGGCTGCCCGGGCGATGTGACTTCATTGGCCAGGGCCACCAGATCTTCCACGTCTTCCTGGTGCTGTGCACCCTGGTGCAGATCGAGGCGACACGCATAGACTACATTGAGCGGAGGCCCCTCTACGAGCGTCTCCACGGCAACCTGGCCCATGATGCAGTGGCGCTCTTCATCTTCACGGCATGCTGCAGCGCGCTCACTGCCTTCTACGTGCGGAAACGTGTGCAGGCGCAAATGTGCGAGAAAGAGGAGTAGGAGCTGTCAGGACAGAGGGATGAAGGAGGATAAGGGAGAAAGACTAATCTGATTTACACTGGAAAGCTAAAAAAGACAAGAGATTAAAGCAATCAGACTGTTCATTTTGTAAAAACAATGACCTGCTGTTTTTTTCTGTTCTTTTATTGTGGCCTGCCAAATGACATTTTAAACTGGCAACATAGATTGTCTTGTGATTGACCTTCCAGGAAGACAGAAACATCCTGGTAGTTTCTTTCTGTCACATCACAAGCAGTCCCTGTAACACTCCAAATAACATCTTTGCACTTCACAGAGAGGGTAAAATGAAGGTCGGAATTGAGACTTTTTTATTGTGTTGATTTTCCTCTTAATTTTCCACTCTCTACTGTGAGATCACATGTCATGGCCTGGCTACCTACTGAATAGTCTGAATGACTGTTTGACTACATACTGTACTGACTGACCAACACCAAGCATGACACTAACCATCTCAATAGAGGTATGCAGGAAAGAATGGAAAGTATACCCACGTTGCCCTTAAGTGGATaatcaaataaataattataatagTTTAATAATTTCTCACCAGCTTTATTTCTTAAAAGTACAATGTGAGTTTCAAAGCAATTTGACTCCCAAGTCAAATGTTAATGCTTAATGAAGACCAGTATTCTTTTTTTATTCCTTGGTTATCTCATGAAATTCCAATGAGCTGCAGTCAACACCTCCAAATGCTGTCTCCCCTACTCAttgtctgtgttttatataccATTTTCTCTGCCCATTTTCTCCAAAGCTATGTTCGTTCAATGATTGAGATGCCTATACGGGCTGTCAGATATAATAGACTGGCAGTTAGACTGGGCTAGAGGCATAGCGCACACAATTTGCAAACCAAACCGAACATTTCTCCTCTAAGATACATATATTGGCCATTTTACTAACATGTGGATTGATCATGTCAAAGAACAAAGCTGGCACTCTTAGGATAGTTGGTATAAGAAATGGATGGAACTATGTGCCCAACATTACTATGATGTCTCTTTGTCGTTGTGATAATATGCATTTTGTATTCAAGGGCTGGAACTTCAGCTTTTGCCTTTTCACACCCGATGATGTCAATGCCTTTGTGTGTATTGTTCAGTCTTTTCATGGACTTGACTTTACTCACAAAAGGGCTGTCTGAGTACTTAGTATGGTGACTTACTGTTTGTACATTTGTATATGTATGGTtgggtatgtacagttgaagtcggaagtttacatacacttaagttgcagtcattaaaactaatttttaaacgacttcacaaatttcttgttaacaaactgtagttttggcaa of Salvelinus alpinus chromosome 4, SLU_Salpinus.1, whole genome shotgun sequence contains these proteins:
- the LOC139574018 gene encoding membrane progestin receptor alpha-B-like, yielding MATVVMEQIGRLFINAQQLRQIPQLLESAFPTLPCTVKAHDVPWVFREPHIIGGYRQPEHSWRYYFLTLFQRHNEALNVWTHLLAAFIILVKCQELSETVDFLRDPHAQPLFIVLLSAFTYLSCSALAHLLNAKSELSHYTFYFLDYVGVAIYQYGSALAHFYYAIEEGWHARVRGIFLPTAAFLAWFSCFGCCYGKYASPRLPKFAHKLFQVVPSGLAYCLDISPVLHRIYSCHQQEGGCSNQAVAYHRYQVLFFLVSAYFFACPHPERWLPGRCDFIGQGHQIFHVFLVLCTLVQIEATRIDYIERRPLYERLHGNLAHDAVALFIFTACCSALTAFYVRKRVQAQMCEKEE